The Primulina eburnea isolate SZY01 chromosome 6, ASM2296580v1, whole genome shotgun sequence genome contains a region encoding:
- the LOC140833650 gene encoding uncharacterized protein produces MTASLSVVLCCLCRSSLMNIIRRRKDVDGLMLPRMFQWVTNTWSSNRAPTAGDVTAAFGDCAIDDCLGCLTPTLEELVSAYYTTGDFVDSAPDAVTTRVLELWRQGQTVICSEHPLESPSVHHMHSAHSIPFVQHTPSAHASLDVSGTQPGGLNRSRSSTSSPMRTGPRVHFGLNPSRRPSPLEHRFERRLTALEDSVTSMHVRMSAEFLETRASIRSINQALVDLKSSLTEQIRAGFAELRSNMPVQQDRDYSITYTRGRKRKASEADFGELILLIIFMFI; encoded by the exons ATGACAGCTTCCTTGTCGGTGGTTTTGTGCTGCCTCTGCAG ATCCTCGCTTATGAATATTATCCGAAGGAGAAAAGATGTGGACGGTTTGATGTTGCCCAGGATGTTTCAGTGGGTGACAAACACGTGGTCGTCAAACCGTGCCCCAACTGCTGGTGATGTCACTGCAGCCTTTGGTGATTGTGCTATAGAT GATTGTCTTGGATGTTTGACTCCTACTCTCGAGGAGCTCGTTTCAGCATATTATACGACCGGGGATTTTGTTGATTCTGCGCCCGATGCGGTCACCACTCGGGTACTCGAGCTCTGGAGGCAGGGTCAGACAGTCATATGTAGCGAGCACCCTCTGGAGTCTCCCTCAGTCCATCACATGCATTCTGCACATTCAATTCCCTTTGTCCAGCACACGCCTTCTGCCCATGCATCTCTTGACGTTTCCGGCACCCAACCTGGTGGTCTCAATAGATCCAGATCTAGCACCAGTTCTCCTATGCGTACGGGTCCTAGAGTCCACTTTGGACTCAATCCTTCCCGCCGCCCATCACCGTTGGAGCATCGTTTCGAGCGGCGACTGACTGCGTTGGAGGATTCCGTCACGTCCATGCATGTTAGGATGTCTGCAGAATTTCTTGAGACCAGAGCGTCTATCAGGAGTATAAATCAAGCTCTAGTTGACTTGAAATCGAGTTTGACTGAACAGATTAGAGCTGGTTTTGCTGAGTTGAGGTCTAACATGCCAGTGCAGCAGGACAGAGATTATAGCATAACCTATACCAGAGGGCGGAAGAGGAAAGCATCCGAGGCAGATTTTGGTgagttaattttattaattatatttatgtttatataa